One window of the Anolis sagrei isolate rAnoSag1 chromosome 5, rAnoSag1.mat, whole genome shotgun sequence genome contains the following:
- the INTS13 gene encoding integrator complex subunit 13 isoform X2, whose amino-acid sequence MWKTAAAAVVPSPASLNGGGGARERRKRRRPSERPHERPARKKMKLFSESHKTAFVVDHCPYMAESCRQHVEFDMLIKNRTQGIIPLAPISRSLWTCSVESSMEYCRIMYDIFPFKKLVNFIVSDSGANVLNSWNQEDQNLQELMAALAAVGPPNPRADPECCSILHGLVAAVEALCKITEYQHEARTLLVENADRVGNRGRIICITNAKSDSHVRMLEEFVQETIHEHNKLAANSDHLMQIQKCELVLIHTYPSGEESLVSDHLKKELSPILTSEVHSVRAGRHLATRLNVLVQQHFDLASTTITNIPMKEEQHANTSANYDVELLHHKEAHVDFLKSGDNHMAGSSKDSTFKETVTLKWCTPRTNSVELHYCTGAYRISPVDVNSRPSSCLTNFLLNGRSVLLEQPRKSGSKVISHMLSSHGGEIFLHVLSSSRSILEDPPSISEGCGGRVTDYRITDFGEFMRENRLTPFLDPRYKSDESVEVPLERAKDQLERHTRYWPMIISQTTIFNMQAVVPLASVIVKEALSDEDVLNCQKTVYNLVDMERKNDPLPISTVGTRGKGPKRDEQYRIMWNELETLVRAHIANSDKHQRVLECLLACRSKPPEEEERKKRGRKREEKEDKSEKAGKDYESEKSWQESERLKSLLDREKEELAEAEVIKDSPDSPEPPNKKPLITMNEIPTIEKNKGPVSLLSLWSNRINTANSRKHQEFIGRLNSVNNRAELYQHLKEENGMETTENGKAGRQ is encoded by the exons aaagaaaatgaaactcTTTTCAGAATCGCACAAAACAGCTTTTGTAGTTGACCACTGCCCCTATATGGCAGAATCTTGCAGACAGCATGTTGAGTTTGATATGTTAATAAAGAATCGGACCCAAGGAATCATACCTCTTGCTCCTATATCAAGATCACTATGGACCTGTTCAGTGGAATCATCAATGGAATACTGTAGAATAATGTATGatatatttccttttaaaaaacta GTAAACTTCATTGTAAGTGACTCTGGAGCAAATGTCTTAAACTCTTGGAACCAAGAAGATCAGAACCTGCAGGAG TTAATGGCAGCTTTAGCAGCTGTTGGACCTCCCAATCCTCGTGCAGATCCTGAATGCTGTAGCATACTTCATGGCTTAGTAGCAGCAGTAGAAGCACTCTGTAAAATAACAGAATACCAACATGAGGCTCGAACCTTGCTAGTGGAGAATGCTGACCGGGTTGGAAACAGAGGACGGATAATCTGCATTACTAATGCAAAGAG TGATAGCCATGTCCGAATGCTTGAGGAGTTTGTCCAGGAAACAATACACGAGCATAATAAACTAGCAGCTAATTCAGACCA TCTTATGCAGATCCAGAAATGTGAACTGGTCTTAATCCATACTTATCCTTCTGGTGAGGAAAGCCTTGTGTCAGATCATCTTAAAAAAGAG ctctctCCTATCTTAACCAGTGAAGTTCATAGTGTTCGGGCTGGACGGCATCTGGCCACCAGACTGAATGTTTTAGTACAGCAGCATTTTGATCTGGCTTCAACCACTATAACTAACATCCCAATGAAG GAAGAACAGCACGCCAACACATCTGCAAATTATGATGTGGAGCTGCTTCATCACAAGGAAGCACATGTAGATTTTTTGAAAAGTG GTGATAATCACATGGCTGGTAGTAGTAAAGACAGCACATTTAAAGAAACTGTAACTTTAAAATGGTGTACACCAAGAACCAACAGTGTTG aaCTGCACTATTGCACTGGAGCTTACAGAATATCCCCCGTAGATGTGAATAGTCGACCTTCCTCTTGCCTTACTAATTTTCTTCTTAATG GTCGTTCTGTGTTGTTGGAACAACCTCGGAAATCAGGCTCTAAAGTAATTAGTCATATGCTCAGCAGTCATGGAGGGGAGATTTTTCTGCACGTTTTAAGCAGTTCTCGGTCCATTCTGGAAGATCCTCCTTCAATTAGTGAAGGATGTGGTGGTAGAGTCACAGACTACAGGATTACA GATTTTGGTGAATTTATGAGGGAAAACAGACTTACGCCTTTTCTAGACCCTCGATACAAGAGTGATGAAAGCGTTGAGGTTCCTTTGGAACGAGCCAAAGATCAGTTGGAGAGACATACTCGTTACTGGCCAATGATTATCTCACAAACTACCATATTCAACATGCAGGCGGTAG TGCCATTAGCTAGCGTTATTGTAAAAGAAGCACTCTCAGATGAAGATGTGCTAAACTGTCAGAAAACAGTTTACAATTTGGTAGACATGGAGAGGAAAAATGATCCATTGCCAATATCAACTGTAGGGACAAGAGGAAAAGGGCCTAAAAG AGATGAACAGTACAGGAttatgtggaatgaactggagaCTCTTGTTAGAGCACACATAGCCAATTCGGACAAACACCAACGAGTCTTAGAGTGCCTTCTGGCTTGCAGAAGCAAACCTCCTGAAGAAGAGGAACGAAAGAAacgagggaggaaaagagaagaaaaagaggacaaGTCAGAGAAAGCAGGAAAAGACTATGAATCAGAAAAATCCTGGCAAGAATCAGAAAG GCTAAAAAGCTTGTTAGATCGTGAAAAGGAAGAACTGGCAGAAGCAGAAGTAATAAAGGATTCACCCGATTCTCCTGAACCACCCAACAAAAAGCCCCTCATTACAATGAATGAAATACCAACCATAGAAAAAAACAAAG GTCCAGTATCTCTGCTGTCCTTATGGAGCAACAGAATCAACACTGCAAACTCGAGGAAACATCAAGAATTTATTGGTCGTTTGAACTCTGTCAATAATAGGGCTGAATTGTATCAACATCTCAAAGAGGAGAATGG
- the INTS13 gene encoding integrator complex subunit 13 isoform X4: MAALAAVGPPNPRADPECCSILHGLVAAVEALCKITEYQHEARTLLVENADRVGNRGRIICITNAKSDSHVRMLEEFVQETIHEHNKLAANSDHLMQIQKCELVLIHTYPSGEESLVSDHLKKELSPILTSEVHSVRAGRHLATRLNVLVQQHFDLASTTITNIPMKPTFNVCDQEEQHANTSANYDVELLHHKEAHVDFLKSGDNHMAGSSKDSTFKETVTLKWCTPRTNSVELHYCTGAYRISPVDVNSRPSSCLTNFLLNGRSVLLEQPRKSGSKVISHMLSSHGGEIFLHVLSSSRSILEDPPSISEGCGGRVTDYRITDFGEFMRENRLTPFLDPRYKSDESVEVPLERAKDQLERHTRYWPMIISQTTIFNMQAVVPLASVIVKEALSDEDVLNCQKTVYNLVDMERKNDPLPISTVGTRGKGPKRDEQYRIMWNELETLVRAHIANSDKHQRVLECLLACRSKPPEEEERKKRGRKREEKEDKSEKAGKDYESEKSWQESERLKSLLDREKEELAEAEVIKDSPDSPEPPNKKPLITMNEIPTIEKNKGPVSLLSLWSNRINTANSRKHQEFIGRLNSVNNRAELYQHLKEENGMETTENGKAGRQ, from the exons ATGGCAGCTTTAGCAGCTGTTGGACCTCCCAATCCTCGTGCAGATCCTGAATGCTGTAGCATACTTCATGGCTTAGTAGCAGCAGTAGAAGCACTCTGTAAAATAACAGAATACCAACATGAGGCTCGAACCTTGCTAGTGGAGAATGCTGACCGGGTTGGAAACAGAGGACGGATAATCTGCATTACTAATGCAAAGAG TGATAGCCATGTCCGAATGCTTGAGGAGTTTGTCCAGGAAACAATACACGAGCATAATAAACTAGCAGCTAATTCAGACCA TCTTATGCAGATCCAGAAATGTGAACTGGTCTTAATCCATACTTATCCTTCTGGTGAGGAAAGCCTTGTGTCAGATCATCTTAAAAAAGAG ctctctCCTATCTTAACCAGTGAAGTTCATAGTGTTCGGGCTGGACGGCATCTGGCCACCAGACTGAATGTTTTAGTACAGCAGCATTTTGATCTGGCTTCAACCACTATAACTAACATCCCAATGAAG CCCACATTCAATGTCTGTGACCAG GAAGAACAGCACGCCAACACATCTGCAAATTATGATGTGGAGCTGCTTCATCACAAGGAAGCACATGTAGATTTTTTGAAAAGTG GTGATAATCACATGGCTGGTAGTAGTAAAGACAGCACATTTAAAGAAACTGTAACTTTAAAATGGTGTACACCAAGAACCAACAGTGTTG aaCTGCACTATTGCACTGGAGCTTACAGAATATCCCCCGTAGATGTGAATAGTCGACCTTCCTCTTGCCTTACTAATTTTCTTCTTAATG GTCGTTCTGTGTTGTTGGAACAACCTCGGAAATCAGGCTCTAAAGTAATTAGTCATATGCTCAGCAGTCATGGAGGGGAGATTTTTCTGCACGTTTTAAGCAGTTCTCGGTCCATTCTGGAAGATCCTCCTTCAATTAGTGAAGGATGTGGTGGTAGAGTCACAGACTACAGGATTACA GATTTTGGTGAATTTATGAGGGAAAACAGACTTACGCCTTTTCTAGACCCTCGATACAAGAGTGATGAAAGCGTTGAGGTTCCTTTGGAACGAGCCAAAGATCAGTTGGAGAGACATACTCGTTACTGGCCAATGATTATCTCACAAACTACCATATTCAACATGCAGGCGGTAG TGCCATTAGCTAGCGTTATTGTAAAAGAAGCACTCTCAGATGAAGATGTGCTAAACTGTCAGAAAACAGTTTACAATTTGGTAGACATGGAGAGGAAAAATGATCCATTGCCAATATCAACTGTAGGGACAAGAGGAAAAGGGCCTAAAAG AGATGAACAGTACAGGAttatgtggaatgaactggagaCTCTTGTTAGAGCACACATAGCCAATTCGGACAAACACCAACGAGTCTTAGAGTGCCTTCTGGCTTGCAGAAGCAAACCTCCTGAAGAAGAGGAACGAAAGAAacgagggaggaaaagagaagaaaaagaggacaaGTCAGAGAAAGCAGGAAAAGACTATGAATCAGAAAAATCCTGGCAAGAATCAGAAAG GCTAAAAAGCTTGTTAGATCGTGAAAAGGAAGAACTGGCAGAAGCAGAAGTAATAAAGGATTCACCCGATTCTCCTGAACCACCCAACAAAAAGCCCCTCATTACAATGAATGAAATACCAACCATAGAAAAAAACAAAG GTCCAGTATCTCTGCTGTCCTTATGGAGCAACAGAATCAACACTGCAAACTCGAGGAAACATCAAGAATTTATTGGTCGTTTGAACTCTGTCAATAATAGGGCTGAATTGTATCAACATCTCAAAGAGGAGAATGG
- the INTS13 gene encoding integrator complex subunit 13 isoform X3, giving the protein MKLFSESHKTAFVVDHCPYMAESCRQHVEFDMLIKNRTQGIIPLAPISRSLWTCSVESSMEYCRIMYDIFPFKKLVNFIVSDSGANVLNSWNQEDQNLQELMAALAAVGPPNPRADPECCSILHGLVAAVEALCKITEYQHEARTLLVENADRVGNRGRIICITNAKSDSHVRMLEEFVQETIHEHNKLAANSDHLMQIQKCELVLIHTYPSGEESLVSDHLKKELSPILTSEVHSVRAGRHLATRLNVLVQQHFDLASTTITNIPMKPTFNVCDQEEQHANTSANYDVELLHHKEAHVDFLKSGDNHMAGSSKDSTFKETVTLKWCTPRTNSVELHYCTGAYRISPVDVNSRPSSCLTNFLLNGRSVLLEQPRKSGSKVISHMLSSHGGEIFLHVLSSSRSILEDPPSISEGCGGRVTDYRITDFGEFMRENRLTPFLDPRYKSDESVEVPLERAKDQLERHTRYWPMIISQTTIFNMQAVVPLASVIVKEALSDEDVLNCQKTVYNLVDMERKNDPLPISTVGTRGKGPKRDEQYRIMWNELETLVRAHIANSDKHQRVLECLLACRSKPPEEEERKKRGRKREEKEDKSEKAGKDYESEKSWQESERLKSLLDREKEELAEAEVIKDSPDSPEPPNKKPLITMNEIPTIEKNKGPVSLLSLWSNRINTANSRKHQEFIGRLNSVNNRAELYQHLKEENGMETTENGKAGRQ; this is encoded by the exons atgaaactcTTTTCAGAATCGCACAAAACAGCTTTTGTAGTTGACCACTGCCCCTATATGGCAGAATCTTGCAGACAGCATGTTGAGTTTGATATGTTAATAAAGAATCGGACCCAAGGAATCATACCTCTTGCTCCTATATCAAGATCACTATGGACCTGTTCAGTGGAATCATCAATGGAATACTGTAGAATAATGTATGatatatttccttttaaaaaacta GTAAACTTCATTGTAAGTGACTCTGGAGCAAATGTCTTAAACTCTTGGAACCAAGAAGATCAGAACCTGCAGGAG TTAATGGCAGCTTTAGCAGCTGTTGGACCTCCCAATCCTCGTGCAGATCCTGAATGCTGTAGCATACTTCATGGCTTAGTAGCAGCAGTAGAAGCACTCTGTAAAATAACAGAATACCAACATGAGGCTCGAACCTTGCTAGTGGAGAATGCTGACCGGGTTGGAAACAGAGGACGGATAATCTGCATTACTAATGCAAAGAG TGATAGCCATGTCCGAATGCTTGAGGAGTTTGTCCAGGAAACAATACACGAGCATAATAAACTAGCAGCTAATTCAGACCA TCTTATGCAGATCCAGAAATGTGAACTGGTCTTAATCCATACTTATCCTTCTGGTGAGGAAAGCCTTGTGTCAGATCATCTTAAAAAAGAG ctctctCCTATCTTAACCAGTGAAGTTCATAGTGTTCGGGCTGGACGGCATCTGGCCACCAGACTGAATGTTTTAGTACAGCAGCATTTTGATCTGGCTTCAACCACTATAACTAACATCCCAATGAAG CCCACATTCAATGTCTGTGACCAG GAAGAACAGCACGCCAACACATCTGCAAATTATGATGTGGAGCTGCTTCATCACAAGGAAGCACATGTAGATTTTTTGAAAAGTG GTGATAATCACATGGCTGGTAGTAGTAAAGACAGCACATTTAAAGAAACTGTAACTTTAAAATGGTGTACACCAAGAACCAACAGTGTTG aaCTGCACTATTGCACTGGAGCTTACAGAATATCCCCCGTAGATGTGAATAGTCGACCTTCCTCTTGCCTTACTAATTTTCTTCTTAATG GTCGTTCTGTGTTGTTGGAACAACCTCGGAAATCAGGCTCTAAAGTAATTAGTCATATGCTCAGCAGTCATGGAGGGGAGATTTTTCTGCACGTTTTAAGCAGTTCTCGGTCCATTCTGGAAGATCCTCCTTCAATTAGTGAAGGATGTGGTGGTAGAGTCACAGACTACAGGATTACA GATTTTGGTGAATTTATGAGGGAAAACAGACTTACGCCTTTTCTAGACCCTCGATACAAGAGTGATGAAAGCGTTGAGGTTCCTTTGGAACGAGCCAAAGATCAGTTGGAGAGACATACTCGTTACTGGCCAATGATTATCTCACAAACTACCATATTCAACATGCAGGCGGTAG TGCCATTAGCTAGCGTTATTGTAAAAGAAGCACTCTCAGATGAAGATGTGCTAAACTGTCAGAAAACAGTTTACAATTTGGTAGACATGGAGAGGAAAAATGATCCATTGCCAATATCAACTGTAGGGACAAGAGGAAAAGGGCCTAAAAG AGATGAACAGTACAGGAttatgtggaatgaactggagaCTCTTGTTAGAGCACACATAGCCAATTCGGACAAACACCAACGAGTCTTAGAGTGCCTTCTGGCTTGCAGAAGCAAACCTCCTGAAGAAGAGGAACGAAAGAAacgagggaggaaaagagaagaaaaagaggacaaGTCAGAGAAAGCAGGAAAAGACTATGAATCAGAAAAATCCTGGCAAGAATCAGAAAG GCTAAAAAGCTTGTTAGATCGTGAAAAGGAAGAACTGGCAGAAGCAGAAGTAATAAAGGATTCACCCGATTCTCCTGAACCACCCAACAAAAAGCCCCTCATTACAATGAATGAAATACCAACCATAGAAAAAAACAAAG GTCCAGTATCTCTGCTGTCCTTATGGAGCAACAGAATCAACACTGCAAACTCGAGGAAACATCAAGAATTTATTGGTCGTTTGAACTCTGTCAATAATAGGGCTGAATTGTATCAACATCTCAAAGAGGAGAATGG
- the INTS13 gene encoding integrator complex subunit 13 isoform X1, giving the protein MWKTAAAAVVPSPASLNGGGGARERRKRRRPSERPHERPARKKMKLFSESHKTAFVVDHCPYMAESCRQHVEFDMLIKNRTQGIIPLAPISRSLWTCSVESSMEYCRIMYDIFPFKKLVNFIVSDSGANVLNSWNQEDQNLQELMAALAAVGPPNPRADPECCSILHGLVAAVEALCKITEYQHEARTLLVENADRVGNRGRIICITNAKSDSHVRMLEEFVQETIHEHNKLAANSDHLMQIQKCELVLIHTYPSGEESLVSDHLKKELSPILTSEVHSVRAGRHLATRLNVLVQQHFDLASTTITNIPMKPTFNVCDQEEQHANTSANYDVELLHHKEAHVDFLKSGDNHMAGSSKDSTFKETVTLKWCTPRTNSVELHYCTGAYRISPVDVNSRPSSCLTNFLLNGRSVLLEQPRKSGSKVISHMLSSHGGEIFLHVLSSSRSILEDPPSISEGCGGRVTDYRITDFGEFMRENRLTPFLDPRYKSDESVEVPLERAKDQLERHTRYWPMIISQTTIFNMQAVVPLASVIVKEALSDEDVLNCQKTVYNLVDMERKNDPLPISTVGTRGKGPKRDEQYRIMWNELETLVRAHIANSDKHQRVLECLLACRSKPPEEEERKKRGRKREEKEDKSEKAGKDYESEKSWQESERLKSLLDREKEELAEAEVIKDSPDSPEPPNKKPLITMNEIPTIEKNKGPVSLLSLWSNRINTANSRKHQEFIGRLNSVNNRAELYQHLKEENGMETTENGKAGRQ; this is encoded by the exons aaagaaaatgaaactcTTTTCAGAATCGCACAAAACAGCTTTTGTAGTTGACCACTGCCCCTATATGGCAGAATCTTGCAGACAGCATGTTGAGTTTGATATGTTAATAAAGAATCGGACCCAAGGAATCATACCTCTTGCTCCTATATCAAGATCACTATGGACCTGTTCAGTGGAATCATCAATGGAATACTGTAGAATAATGTATGatatatttccttttaaaaaacta GTAAACTTCATTGTAAGTGACTCTGGAGCAAATGTCTTAAACTCTTGGAACCAAGAAGATCAGAACCTGCAGGAG TTAATGGCAGCTTTAGCAGCTGTTGGACCTCCCAATCCTCGTGCAGATCCTGAATGCTGTAGCATACTTCATGGCTTAGTAGCAGCAGTAGAAGCACTCTGTAAAATAACAGAATACCAACATGAGGCTCGAACCTTGCTAGTGGAGAATGCTGACCGGGTTGGAAACAGAGGACGGATAATCTGCATTACTAATGCAAAGAG TGATAGCCATGTCCGAATGCTTGAGGAGTTTGTCCAGGAAACAATACACGAGCATAATAAACTAGCAGCTAATTCAGACCA TCTTATGCAGATCCAGAAATGTGAACTGGTCTTAATCCATACTTATCCTTCTGGTGAGGAAAGCCTTGTGTCAGATCATCTTAAAAAAGAG ctctctCCTATCTTAACCAGTGAAGTTCATAGTGTTCGGGCTGGACGGCATCTGGCCACCAGACTGAATGTTTTAGTACAGCAGCATTTTGATCTGGCTTCAACCACTATAACTAACATCCCAATGAAG CCCACATTCAATGTCTGTGACCAG GAAGAACAGCACGCCAACACATCTGCAAATTATGATGTGGAGCTGCTTCATCACAAGGAAGCACATGTAGATTTTTTGAAAAGTG GTGATAATCACATGGCTGGTAGTAGTAAAGACAGCACATTTAAAGAAACTGTAACTTTAAAATGGTGTACACCAAGAACCAACAGTGTTG aaCTGCACTATTGCACTGGAGCTTACAGAATATCCCCCGTAGATGTGAATAGTCGACCTTCCTCTTGCCTTACTAATTTTCTTCTTAATG GTCGTTCTGTGTTGTTGGAACAACCTCGGAAATCAGGCTCTAAAGTAATTAGTCATATGCTCAGCAGTCATGGAGGGGAGATTTTTCTGCACGTTTTAAGCAGTTCTCGGTCCATTCTGGAAGATCCTCCTTCAATTAGTGAAGGATGTGGTGGTAGAGTCACAGACTACAGGATTACA GATTTTGGTGAATTTATGAGGGAAAACAGACTTACGCCTTTTCTAGACCCTCGATACAAGAGTGATGAAAGCGTTGAGGTTCCTTTGGAACGAGCCAAAGATCAGTTGGAGAGACATACTCGTTACTGGCCAATGATTATCTCACAAACTACCATATTCAACATGCAGGCGGTAG TGCCATTAGCTAGCGTTATTGTAAAAGAAGCACTCTCAGATGAAGATGTGCTAAACTGTCAGAAAACAGTTTACAATTTGGTAGACATGGAGAGGAAAAATGATCCATTGCCAATATCAACTGTAGGGACAAGAGGAAAAGGGCCTAAAAG AGATGAACAGTACAGGAttatgtggaatgaactggagaCTCTTGTTAGAGCACACATAGCCAATTCGGACAAACACCAACGAGTCTTAGAGTGCCTTCTGGCTTGCAGAAGCAAACCTCCTGAAGAAGAGGAACGAAAGAAacgagggaggaaaagagaagaaaaagaggacaaGTCAGAGAAAGCAGGAAAAGACTATGAATCAGAAAAATCCTGGCAAGAATCAGAAAG GCTAAAAAGCTTGTTAGATCGTGAAAAGGAAGAACTGGCAGAAGCAGAAGTAATAAAGGATTCACCCGATTCTCCTGAACCACCCAACAAAAAGCCCCTCATTACAATGAATGAAATACCAACCATAGAAAAAAACAAAG GTCCAGTATCTCTGCTGTCCTTATGGAGCAACAGAATCAACACTGCAAACTCGAGGAAACATCAAGAATTTATTGGTCGTTTGAACTCTGTCAATAATAGGGCTGAATTGTATCAACATCTCAAAGAGGAGAATGG